From the Osmerus eperlanus chromosome 19, fOsmEpe2.1, whole genome shotgun sequence genome, one window contains:
- the LOC134039503 gene encoding putative gustatory receptor clone PTE03, translating into MENYTYNSNLLLLEGLQVTQESMYPVFLFFLSAYIFIMASNIGIVVLIFIERALHQPMYLLFCNLSLNDIIGNSITIPRLLIDLLAPSSVHYISYAECVVQAFATHIYATTSHTILMIMAFDRYVAICNPLRYTTIMSTRMVVKLTVLAWGAAFHLVAILLGLTLRLNRCRTFISNPYCDNASLFKLSCEDVSINNIYGLSFTVILFTSSIGSVLVTYTKITAVCLINQNKSMNSKAIRTCATHLVIYLVMLWCSFVIIILHRFPEYSYYRKIAALLFHIIPGSLNPVIYGVQCKELRKYIFTSRKISPVF; encoded by the coding sequence ATGGAGAACTACACTTATAACAGcaacctgcttctcctggaaggGTTACAGGTCACCCAGGAGTCCATGTACCCTgtgtttctcttcttcctctccgccTACATCTTCATCATGGCCTCCAACATAGGCATTGTGGTGCTCATCTTCATAGAGAGAGCTCTGCACCAGCCCATGTACCTTCTCTTCTGCAACCTGTCACTCAACGACATCATCGGCAACTCCATCACAATCCCTCGGTTATTGATTGACTTGTTGGCACCTTCATCAGTGCACTACATCAGTTATGCCGAGTGTGTGGTACAGGCCTTTGCAACACATATTTATGCTACCACCTCTCACACCATACTGATGATCATGGCCTTTGACAGGTATGTGGCCATCTGCAACCCCCTACGCTACACCACCATCATGAGCACCAGGATGGTGGTCAAGCTGACTGTGTTAGCCTGGGGTGCAGCTTTCCACCTGGTTGCCATTCTGCTGGGTTTGACCCTTCGCTTGAACCGCTGCAGGACCTTCATATCTAACCCTTACTGTGACAACGCCTCTCTGTTCAAGCTCTCCTGTGAGGATGTCTCCATCAACAACATCTACGGGCTCAGTTTCACTGTAATTCTGTTTACCTCCTCTATAGGCAGTGTGCTGGTCACCTACACCAAGATCACAGCAGTCTGTCTGATCAATCAGAACAAGTCCATGAACAGTAAGGCCATCAGGACATGTGCCACACATCTGGTTATCTACCTTGTCATGCTGTGGTGTAGCTTTGTCATCATTATACTGCATCGCTTTCCTGAGTACTCCTACTACAGGAAGATTGCTGCTCTGCTCTTTCATATAATCCCTGGCAGTCTGAATCCAGTCATCTATGGGGTCCAATGCAAAGAGCTACGCAAATACATTTTCACCTCCAGGAAAATCTCCCCAGTATTTTGA
- the LOC134039467 gene encoding olfactory receptor 52N5-like, with translation MMMLLRGIILCRYLAVCHPLRYHALMTHSKLLFSCSLAWAVAFLCIGVLFSLNVGVPLCGTVIKHVYSSNRSILALSCAPTPANNIYGLCMSWTVSTGTFLIIAFCYVKILHACVKSSADRGSYSKAMQTCATHLVIYVIYEISAAIIILSQRFDSISQNIKKFCSILFIIVPPTINPIIYGLATKELRTSILRQFTKLCAKHKIQDVKLIRK, from the exons ATGATGATGCTACTCCGCGGTATCATCCTCTGCAGGTACCTGGCTGTGTGTCATCCCCTGAGGTACCACGCTCTCATGACCCACAGCAAGCTGCTGTTCTCCTGCAGTCTGGCCtgggccgtggctttcctctgCATCGGTGTCCTGTTCTCCCTGAACGTGGGAGTCCCGCTGTGCGGCACCGTCATCAAGCACGTCTACAGCAGCAACCGCTCTATCCTTGCACTGTCTTGCGCTCCTACCCCCGCCAACAACATCTACG GTCTCTGCATGTCATGGACCGTGAGTACCGGAACGTTCCTGATCATCGCCTTCTGCTACGTTAAAATTCTGCACGCATGCGTCAAGAGTTCAGCGGACCGAGGCAGCTACAGCAAGGCCATGCAGACCTGCGCAACTCACCTGGTGATCTACGTGATCTACGAGATCTCCGCCGCCATCATCATCCTGAGCCAACGTTTCGACTCCATCTCGCAAAACATCAAGAAGTTCTGCAGCATCTTGTTTATAATTGTTCCTCCCACCATTAACCCCATCATCTACGGCCTAGCCACAAAAGAGCTGCGCACGAGCATCCTCAGGCAGTTCACTAAGCTTTGCGCAAAGCACAAAATACAGGATGTCAAGTTGATCAGAAAATAG
- the slco2b1 gene encoding LOW QUALITY PROTEIN: solute carrier organic anion transporter family member 2B1 (The sequence of the model RefSeq protein was modified relative to this genomic sequence to represent the inferred CDS: substituted 1 base at 1 genomic stop codon): MVAHHPQVCRRRGLFNSIKFFVLCHGLLQLAQLLVSGYLKSSISTIERRYGFSSQKSGVLAAFNEVGNTVLIVFVSFFGSRVHRPRFIGGGALVASMAALIMALPHFLSGHYEYTDGVSTGKDNSSGLCQLSHVFSTFESNQSCLQQESAGHRGVFLILLLGQLLLGIGTVPIQPFGISYIDDYASKRNSPLYLGILLAATSIGPAFGFMMGSFVLRFYVDFDKLPSGVVPLDRGDLRWVGAWWLGFLVASCLLFLTSLPYLFFPREMSKEETADESVESRTETLEKTPLPHAAQEVTLAHFLKSFPRIALRTLRNPVFLLVVLAQVHLAAMVSGLATFMAKFIERQFTQTVSSSTMMIGGEXHPLAVLGTVLGGLLMRRLRISVMGAALMCTAAILLCMLSALPLLLIGCSTQKIAGIYPKASSLACSAGCSCPDEAFNPVCGSDGVEFRSPCHAGCSSRPLGNDSQALNYTSCRCVDGGHGYALPGTCGSGCSHLLLPFMVLSGLTCLIASFSQTPSFIMILRTVPLEDKSFAVGVQYMLFRVLAFMPGPVLYGKTIDSTCILWGKKCGKSTSCHYYNLDLFRQRFLGLQAGFVCGGLVCFLLCYLVLRRRASREAPGAGYELVDREKSPVTSPSKELQSIAT; encoded by the exons ATGGTGGCCCATCACCCCCAGGTCTGCAGGCGCAGGGGCCTGTTCAACAGCATCAAG ttCTTTGTGCTGTGTCATGGCCTGCTCCAACTGGCCCAGCTCCTGGTGTCTGGCTATCTGAAGAGCTCCATCTCCACCATAGAGAGACGCTATGGCTTCTCCAGCCAGAAGTCTGGCGTCCTGGCCGCCTTCAACGAG GTGGGGAACACAGTGTTGATCGTGTTCGTGAGTTTCTTCGGCAGCAGGGTACATCGGCCTCGCTTCATCGGGGGCGGGGCTCTGGTGGCCAGCATGGCCGCCCTGATCATGGCCCTGCCTCACTTCCTCAGCGGACACTACGAGTACACAGATGGCGTCAGCA CCGGTAAGGACAACAGCTCAGGACTCTGCCAGCTGAGCCACGTGTTCTCCACGTTCGAGTCCAACCAGAGCTGCCTGCAGCAGGAGAGTGCTGGTCACCGAGGCGTGTTCCTCATCCTGCTGCTCGGACAGCTGCTCCTTGGGATAGGAACCGTGCCCATCCAGCCATTCGGTATCTCCTACATCGACGATTACGCCAGCAAGAGGAACTCGCCTCTATATCTGG GCATTCTATTGGCGGCGACATCGATCGGTCCAGCCTTCGGGTTTATGATGGGGTCATTCGTGTTGCGGTTTTATGTTGACTTCGACAAGCTTCCAAGTG GTGTGGTCCCGCTCGACAGGGGGGACCTGCGCTGGGTGGGCGCCTGGTGGCTCGGCTTCCTGGtcgcctcctgcctcctcttcctcacctcgcTGCCTTACCTCTTCTTCCCTAGAGAGATGTCCAAAGAG GAGACCGCAGACGAGAGCGTGGAGTCCAGGACAGAGACCCTGGAGAAGACACCGCTGCCTCACGCAGCCCAGGAAGTCACGCTGGCCCACTTCCTCAAAA gtttCCCCAGGATCGCCCTGCGGACCCTGCGTAACCCTGTGTTCCTGCTGGTGGTGCTGGCTCAGGTGCACCTGGCGGCGATGGTGTCCGGCCTCGCCACCTTCATGGCCAAGTTCATCGAGCGGCAGTTCACCCAGACGGTCTCCTCTTCCACCATGATGATAG GA GGGGAGTGACATCCCCTGGCCGTGCTGGGCACCGTGCTGGGAGGGCTGTTGATGAGGAGGCTGAGGATCTCTGTGATGGGCGCGGCCCTCATGTGcacggcggccatcttgctgtGCATGCTGAGCGCCCTGCCCCTCCTTCTCATTGGCTGCTCAACTCAGAAGATCGCTGGCATCTACCCCAA ggcGTCCTCTTTAGCGTGCAGTGCTGGCTGCTCCTGCCCAGATGAAGCCTTCAACCCAGTGTGTGGCTCCGACGGGGTGGAGTTCAGGTCGCCGTGCCATGCTGGGTGTAGCAGCAGACCGCTGGGCAACGACAGCCAAGCTCTG AACTACACCAGCTGCCGTTGTGTGGATGGTGGCCATGGTTACGCGTTGCCGGGGACGTGTGGCAGCGGCTGTTCTCATCTCCTGTTGCCGTTCATGGTGCTGTCTGGTCTCACCTGCCTCATCGCCTCCTTCTCCCAGACCCCATCCTTCATCATGATActgag GACAGTACCTCTGGAGGACAAGTCCTTTGCTGTGGGGGTCCAGTACATGCTCTTCAGAGTCCTGG cTTTCATGCCAGGCCCAGTCCTGTACGGCAAGACCATAGACAGCACCTGTATCCTCTGGGGGAAGAAATGTGGAAAGTCTACTTCTTGTCATTACTACAATCTTGACCTCTTCAGACAGAG GTTCCTGGGCCTGCAGGcggggtttgtgtgtggaggtctggtgtgTTTCCTGCTCTGCTACCTGGTCCTCCGGCGCAGGGCCAGCAGGGAGGCCCCAGGGGCCGGCTACGAGCTGGTGGACAGAGAAAAAAGCCCGGTAACCTCGCCCTCTAAAGAACTACAGAGTATTgctacctga